From Flavipsychrobacter sp., a single genomic window includes:
- a CDS encoding dehydrogenase → MIYRSKAPLRLGLAGGGTDVSPYCDMFGGNILNATISLYAHASIELTDDNNITIVATDRGESVTYDKTNKLPIDGQLDLAKGVYNNLVATYGEMSSGFKLTTFVDAPAGSGLGSSSTLMVAILGAFTEWLQLPLGEYDIAHLSYKIEREELDMAGGKQDQYAATFGGVNFMEFYEGNRVIVNPLRIKRRYLFELENNLLLYFTSTSRLSSTIIEAQTKNVKDKNEKSIEAMHQLKEQAKMMKEALLKGEIDKIGSILDYGFKFKKQMASGISNPAIDKIYDTAIKAGATGGKISGAGGGGFMMFYCPANTRYAVKEALATFGGEFKNYQFTEHGLYSWSI, encoded by the coding sequence ATGATCTATAGAAGTAAAGCGCCCTTGCGTTTAGGTTTAGCCGGAGGTGGTACCGATGTGAGCCCTTACTGTGATATGTTTGGTGGCAATATTCTTAACGCTACTATATCTCTTTATGCTCATGCCAGTATAGAACTAACTGATGATAACAACATAACTATCGTAGCTACAGACAGAGGAGAATCCGTAACCTATGATAAAACAAACAAGCTACCTATTGATGGCCAACTAGATCTTGCCAAAGGTGTTTATAACAATCTTGTAGCCACCTATGGCGAAATGAGTAGCGGCTTTAAGCTGACTACTTTTGTAGATGCACCTGCAGGCTCTGGCTTAGGTAGTTCTTCTACACTTATGGTAGCTATTCTTGGTGCTTTTACAGAGTGGTTGCAACTTCCGTTAGGCGAATATGACATTGCACATTTATCCTACAAGATAGAACGTGAAGAACTGGATATGGCTGGTGGCAAGCAAGACCAATATGCGGCTACTTTTGGTGGGGTCAACTTTATGGAGTTTTATGAAGGCAATCGTGTGATCGTTAATCCTTTAAGAATAAAGAGACGTTACCTTTTTGAGCTGGAAAATAATTTATTGTTGTATTTCACATCTACCAGTCGCCTGTCTTCTACTATCATAGAAGCACAGACCAAAAATGTGAAAGACAAAAATGAAAAATCCATCGAAGCGATGCACCAACTAAAGGAGCAAGCTAAGATGATGAAAGAAGCCTTGCTGAAAGGGGAGATCGATAAGATAGGTTCCATACTAGACTACGGTTTTAAGTTTAAAAAACAAATGGCGAGTGGCATCTCCAATCCTGCCATTGACAAGATATACGATACTGCTATTAAAGCAGGTGCAACAGGAGGAAAGATCAGCGGTGCAGGTGGTGGTGGTTTTATGATGTTTTATTGTCCTGCCAATACACGTTATGCAGTGAAAGAAGCCTTAGCTACTTTTGGCGGAGAGTTTAAGAATTATCAATTTACAGAACACGGGCTGTATAGCTGGAGTATATAA
- a CDS encoding VanZ family protein yields MWQLFSENSPYKKKARFAAILWTLLIFILCFLPGNDIPDINIPLADKWAHMVLFGAFSFLWLCASPTKSITYAFILLVITIFVGWLVEYIQGHYIPGRAQDSMDTLADSVGGLLGIILFHLLARIGAK; encoded by the coding sequence ATGTGGCAGTTATTTTCAGAAAACTCCCCATATAAGAAAAAAGCAAGGTTTGCAGCTATACTGTGGACCTTGCTTATTTTTATACTATGCTTTTTGCCCGGCAACGATATACCCGATATCAATATACCCTTAGCAGACAAATGGGCACATATGGTGCTATTCGGCGCCTTTTCTTTTCTGTGGCTCTGTGCCTCACCTACTAAGAGTATTACTTATGCCTTTATACTGCTTGTCATTACCATATTTGTTGGCTGGCTTGTAGAGTATATTCAAGGGCACTACATACCCGGGCGGGCGCAAGACAGTATGGACACACTTGCGGATAGCGTTGGCGGCCTTTTAGGCATTATACTATTTCACCTTCTTGCACGCATAGGTGCAAAATGA
- the gcvH gene encoding glycine cleavage system protein GcvH produces MQFPDNLKYTKDHEWVKLEGDVATVGITDFAQSELGDIVFVDVDTEGQELAENDVFGTVEAVKTVSDLFLPVAGTVTEVNAELEGNPENVNKDPYGEGWMIKMKVNNVADLDGLMDAAAYQDLVG; encoded by the coding sequence ATGCAATTTCCAGACAATCTGAAATACACAAAAGACCACGAATGGGTAAAACTAGAAGGCGATGTAGCTACTGTTGGTATTACTGACTTTGCACAGAGTGAACTTGGTGATATCGTTTTTGTGGACGTAGATACTGAAGGACAAGAACTAGCTGAAAACGATGTTTTTGGTACAGTAGAAGCTGTAAAAACAGTTTCTGACCTTTTCTTACCAGTTGCAGGAACGGTAACTGAAGTAAACGCAGAGTTAGAAGGTAATCCTGAAAATGTAAATAAGGATCCTTATGGTGAAGGCTGGATGATAAAAATGAAAGTAAACAACGTTGCTGATCTGGACGGTCTAATGGACGCTGCAGCTTATCAGGACTTAGTAGGTTAA